The window ActttaaactggaaaattaGTAAGTTCTGAAAAATTGcacattttaaagtatataGAGCTGGTAGAGAAACTATAGCAAGTCtcaaattaaaggaaaaaagggaaatatgagCTACAACCaagacagaaatacagatgGGGGAAAAATGCATCTAGTATTAGGTAATAATTGGCAAGAAATGAGGCaagaaaaaatagtatttctattttaataacTACTGTATCAATGTACTTTCCTACATTTTAGCTGCTAACAGCCATAGCCCAAACTTAGAGAATGCTTACCACATATCTCTCATCACAGTATTTTGACTGCCAACTATGGCTACTCACCAAGCTACATTATCAGAAAGGAAAGTTGCTGTCCTGACAAGAAAGCAGCCGTCCTCCGCTGCTACATGCATTGCTTTTAGCTGTGCTTATGGAATGAGTACACAGGCCACAATCCAGGCAAGCTCTTGTCAGCTGCCACAAGCATCCCTCTTAACTTTGTGGTTTTATTGATTGTGTAATGTCCTCAGGATGCGGATGTCCAGGGTCAGATGAGTTACATCTCCATGGCCAGAGCTAGGCAGGTGCAAGGGAACTGCCCCTTCTCCATGAGCCAGACACATTAGTCTGGTGCTGTGCCTGAGCAAATATCTCCTGAGTCACAGCAAGGCTTTTTGTTACAGTAGACGCAGCATTACATTAACTCACCTGGCAAGCCTGGAGTTGCTTCCCTCAATCTGCACCCATCTCTGTGCTGGTGTCCTGCGGTGGCTCAGCAGAGCTTATTTCCAGGCAGCTGAATTACAACAGGCATGTGGAGAACTGCCCAGTGAAACAGTAGGAGGCACATGTTCAGACTGcttacttgccttttttttccctcccagctATTAAACACTCcagcataatttttctttaaaaggcttTAGAAAAGTGTGCAGAAAGCTGCACACTTCctaggcagctctgcagaactgGAAGTCACTTGCAAGTGGCAGGTCAATAACTGTCAATACTCTTCTCTTTGAGTGAAATGTCATGAAGGTAGAATTGGAGCCtgcctgtttctgcttcctgttttgaatttcattttttcctctaatcTCCATCTGGCACCTAAGGCTCTCGTTTTTATTGATGCTCTCCCAAGGAAAACAAGTCAGCATTCAAAATTCAGTATTGCTGCAGTGTCTAAAGGCACTATCTTGATGTTGCTTCTAAGGAGCAGGACATCAGCAAAACCAGCTGTGGGCTGAAAACTATCATAATGTAGTAAGTAAAGATCTTTTTCAAGCCTTACAAGTTATTTAAACCCATTTCAGCCTATATCATGAAGTTCAAACTACACATGAATAAAGCTGGTAACTGAACTTTTTATTCAGGCAATCAATTGAGAAACCAAAACCCATTTTTGACATCCCAAAATTTGACATATAGGGTAAacttgaaagggaaaaatatctcCAAAGCAGCTGGAAGCACTGTTGTACCCAGTAAAGGCTCCATCTGGTAAAAAGTAAATACTGGTGTAAGGGCCATTCTGCAACTAAACAGTCTGACCACTGTTGCTTATTTGGGTTCATATGCTGGAGTATTCAGCACTGGTTACTAgaaaaaagcccacagaaaGACATACATGACAGCAAGAATACTCTCCTCCCTCCACAGAGTCTTATCATCCCTGCCAGAAAGGCAAGATGCTGAAACCCTGCTTTCAGTAATTCAGtctgtcatctgcaaatttgaGACCCCTATTTCTGAAGCAACCAGGTAAATGTTGTGCTCAGTGGGAATTCCCTTTTCCCCAGTCTCCCAGGAATCCAAAGTGGTCATCCACACTCCCAAAACAATGACTAGTTAATTGTTACCTATAACTACTacctggagaagcagcacattGTCAAGCCTAGTCTTGTAAATGCAATTTTTGTATTCCATACTCTCTGAACTCCCCCCTCAACCCTGTTCTATTTGAAGTAAATATTAATTGAAGCATTTTTACAGACCCTTGCATAACCTCATACACAGTATTGACTGTAATTCAAGACATGACAGATTATTTCAGTTACCCTGATTTGCAAAGATGGTCCCCTGAGTAATGCAAAGCAGGGAGACAGCCATTCTAACCCAGGGACATTTTAATCAAACAGCAAAGTAATTCGATTCCAACAGAAGACACTGTGACCTGATACAACTTGATATGCATGTCATATATCAAATTTTAAAGTTATAgccacaacccccccccccccccccccccaatttaGATAGGATCTGTAAATATGGAGATGGTCAGAGCACTGGCCATTTACAAAACAAGGGGTAGGTATTCATCTTGTTACTCAGCAACATCTCCTAATCACTGCTGTTAACCACTGAAAACATATTTACTTTTCAACACAAGCTGTGTCACtaggagaggaggaaagagagctTAGTTGGATGATTTTCAGCCTATAGAGAAACAAGGgaacaaaacaacattaatttgaactaaaagaaaatggttttccaAGTTTAACTATGACCAAGTAAGTTTAAGCTTGGAGCCCAAGGCAGCTGGGAACAACATTCACTGCAGTTTCACCACAGAGGAGCATGGCCACAGGAGCAGCTTACAGAGGAATTGCTCCAAGCTTCTTCCCAcccatgtgctgcagcacacTATGGCTCGTCGTGCTAGCAGTTACATGTGAGCCTGCACTGTAAAAACAACAAGCACTTCCACTggcagaaaacacagctttaaaCTATGGCCTGGAAAACTCGCTGTACCTAATCCCTCTGCAGCAACACTGGGGCTCAGTGATGAGCTGGTACAGGGATATTCTCTCAAAGACTCCTGAGGTATGTATTCAGTGACTGAAAACTGAACAATACACCTTGTTGCATGCTGAATGAGGAGGTACCCAAGTGTTAAATCTCATGCTCCATGCATAAAATTCTCCCCTCTCACCTTATACTACCTCCAAAAACTGCAGTGAACCCAGCACAAAGCTGCACCTGACAAAGGTGatccaaagagaagaaaacacagcagtgaaatCCCAGAGCTGAAAGATTTGTCCTGTCTTCACTCTTCCTTATCTTACATGCACAAGACCCCCATTCCTCATTAAATGAAGTCTTCAGCATCTCCAGGCAGAGGAGCTGAAAGATCTACATTCAATCAGTCACATTCCTTTCCTATAGCTCTAGACAATAATTTCAGCAAGTTTCTCATTCCAGACATCTTGACCTTTAGGTTCTGgcaatattaaattattttagggTTAATAAAGTCACTTTGCACTGATGTCATTATTTAATACCGAGACAAAACCAAGCAAGCAAATACTCCACATGTGGAACAAATAGAGCTACAACTGAATGACAGTGTTGTTGCAAAAAACTATGGAcacactaaagaaaaataatgtaagaaGCTATTGCAGAAAACATAAAGCCTTACAGAAAGGATataaaagaaaggagaggagcCTTCCCCATAGAGCCACGCAAGTGACAACAAACCAGAAACAGACCAACTATTTAAAGAAACTTGAAATCACTATgggatctttaaaggtcccttccagatCAAATAATTCCATGATCGAATTCCTGTAACAAAATCATTACTACAAAATCATGACTTTGTAGCTTGGTACAAGACGAGCATGTGTGTATCCACTTCTGAGAACTGCTTCCATTGCTTAAAAGCCACAATTTTAAAGCACaaatatctttctttaaaaaatataaaaagaaataaataaataacaaggtaaaaagcaaacagaaagcatAATAACACATCTCTAAAGGCTATTTCTTGTAAAAAGACTGTCAAATCTGACTTGGCTCTTCAGGATAACTGAATTTAGAGTGAAGCATCACTGAAATAAGTTCTCTGAATCTGAGGAATTTATTTCATaggagaaaacagcttttgccACTTCTTTTGGCATACCTATCCAATTTCTGTATAATTTATCATTTTGCCATATTTAAACTGACCGGTGTCGTGCTCAGCCCAACATACTCACCTAATATATATGTGAAAAGCCCTCCTGAAAGGACTTAAGTATCTtttcaacaaaaacaaaacaaaaactaaaaaaacccaacctgtgTCATTTTAAGGCTATGCACAATTTTTACAGCATATAAGTAGCCCTTACTCAGCACATGGTTTAATGTCAGTACATGACGCAGGAATCCAGTATCAGCAGGATATAGACAAATTAACAGCTATCAAAggaatgtaattatttttgcagCTAACCATAAAGACCATCAATTGAGCAAGGAACAGAATAGACTTTAAATCTAATGAAACTTAGCAGTTTCATTTGTCTGCATTTTTGGCAACTACAGTAAATTTTCTTAATATctgcaaatgagaaaataaatgttcaatTCATGACTGACTCCACAGTAACCAATTAATTTATGCAATAAACAATAACTTTTTCTTCTACAATAAAGAGCAACCTAAGATTGACAACTAATTTAATGTAAGGTTCATATTTAAAGAACTCAGAATGTACTGTTGGCAGGAGGTAACAGACTTTAAAAGGTACTAATCTGAAGGCAAACCTACCCTGACTATATACAGTATATCACTGCAGGTTCCTTAAGGTGTGTAAAACATGGTACCACTTTTACATCCATGCAGTGAAATCTGACTACAGCTGCCACACAGCACGTGAAAAGGTGCAAATCCACGTCAGATACTCAGAGCTTCAATCTGGAACTGGAGTTGCATTTGTGTCTAAATTGAATACACAGTGTTTTTTCCACATTGAATAAGAAATCCAGGAAAAAACAACCACGGAGTAGTTACATCCAGCTAacaaatggaggaaaaaaacagaaacaaaccaacTGCATCTATATCTTGTCACTCTTTAATATGAAGAAATATAAGTGAATTCCAGAAAGCCAGCAAAAACTGTCTGAAGCCAAGCTGGATTTTCCTACCTCAGACCAAAAGAGGGAACGTTACTTGTATTTATGTCTGTCCCTCTCAGAAGTTACATCGCTCTTCCTTAATGAAGTGTGCAAACAGTAATCCTGTGCATAGCACTTTGACAATAAAGGTTGCTTGCTACTTGCCTGCTTTTTATCTTATTTATGAGCCAGAATCACAGCAGACATTTGAGGTATATAGTACTGTTGAGAGCTCCTTAGGCATTTGCAGGCAACCATAGATTTAACTGAGGATTAAGAACTTCTACTTCCCGTAAGGCTTCCAACATGCTCCACTAACCTTCAAACCCAAAGCAAGAAGCCAAAGCACACAGCATGTGCCACAGGTGGACAGATTTCTGTGACTATATACAAGAACAAGCAGACTTGTCTTTAGTGCAGAAGCAAAAGCTATTGTGCAGGGCACGCAGGGGCAGTGCAGAGCTATCTGAGTCATCCTGCCTTCACCATGACACCTGCCTGGTTCGGAAAACTTAACATATCACACAGCATTCCTGTCTGACATGCCAGCCTTGGCTTTGGgttaaacaaaacacacacacagacagccTGCAGCTAGAGAGTGTCCAAGGCAATGGGTTTCAAGGCTTCTCTCTTCATTGGCCCACATGGTGTTGCAACTCTTTCCACCTCAGCTTCTCCTGTACCTCTTGCTATCCCTCCCCCATGCTTTTTTGTTccctttacttttctttttgctatgtCCATTCCAAACATGACAGAGCAAAGATAACATTGCTGTCACATTTTTCGTTTTCTATTAGATCTGCCTTGTTGAAAGCTCTAAGCCCTAGCTAAGCACTTCACAGCAGGCTCAAACTactaacctgtagctgtgcaaCAAGAGATGCCCCCCAGTACTGCCAAACCATGGGTGACTTGCTCAGAAACACTCACTTCTGAGTGTCCATGAGCAGATCTCCAACTCCAATCTAAAGATCATGACCTCGCATAACCAAGccagtatttcttttcatggTTTCAACAGTCATATTTATTCCTTGGTTTAAAAGGTTTTGGTTCAACAGTTTTATAAACAGACTTCACAAAATGTGCAATCCTTACAAACATAGTTCTTAGTTGCAGTGCTAGTAAGATTTGTTACTTTCATCATAAAGTTTGCTTCAGTTACATTACACAAGGTTGGTTTTGTTCCCCCTCTTATCCCTCCCAATTGGCACTTCATTGTAAATTGGAGAAacttgaaaaagacaaaaagttaATCTAAGGATGACATTATAAGCACCTTGCCACAGTATTACACTCTAATAAGGCAAATTTTTGTCTTGTAAAGGCTGATTGTGCAACTTGGAAACCTATTAAAGGTGACAGAAATGCCAGCCTTTTCCCATAAGGAACAAGCCTTCATTTTTGCTTCAAGGTTTTCACCTCTCCACACCACCCTCTTTAAGAAAAACCAACAGTACAGCTGATAATACAGTAGAATATACCCCTTACAGTGTGAAAGGAAATTACAGTAGACACAGGCTGAAAACACGGTGCATAGTGGACAAAATAAGActgttcttaagaaaaaaaataagaaaaaagtgaagaaaaatgaactGAACAACAATGGAACTTTTCTAGTCACAAGGATTGGGGGCttcataaataaatggaaaattactaAAATACTTTGCTGTATAACATTAAAAAAGCGCAAAGGGTTTTCCAGTTGTCACCTAAGCACTAGATGCAACTTTGTAGGAGTAAGTATTTGGAGGCAGCTTTGAGCTCTGGTTGGTGCAGGCATTCCAGCAGGGTAACGCTGccaacagcagaagaaatccACCCAGTAAGACACAGAAGCCACTGAAATAGAATGCCGTGTCATATTCCTGTGTCCAGTCATAAAACCAACCTGAGGGTGAAAATAAGAGAGAAGCCTATCAGTGAGGAGTTAAATGTAACACAGCACTGTAAGTTAGAGATATATCATGgggagtaaaataaaaacaccatACAAATAAAAAGCTAAATCTAAAATACAGTTTGACCATTTAGACATGAAATGTGCCTTTCATcaaagccaaaaccagaacacaaTCAGCTTGGTTAGCTCAAGTGAAACAGGCTTTAAATTTTCCTGAAGATTTTCGTTTCATCTTTCTATTGTTATTAGGGCCAACTAGAACTACTTGCATGCAAATTAATTCTGTCTGGTCCCGACaaactcatgttcattttatcATATCTATCTTGACCTTACCTACAATCGGTGGTCCGAGGCTATTTCCAAGTCCAGCAAAGAACATTAATATCCCATATGCGTGAGTCAGCTTCTCAATTCCCACAGTCTTTGTTGTCACGTATGGAAAAATTGACCAGTTCCCagtcaaaaaacccaaaaccccagaAAGCATTGCTAATGTAAGGTAACTTTTGGCAAATGGAATTGCAAACAAGGCCACTCCTGTCAGTAGTAAAGTAGTTACATACAGATATAAAGTGTTAACCCATTTAAAATCTGCCAGTATTCCTAAAGTAAGTTTGCCAACAGCAGTCATAATGCCTATAATGGAAATAAGAGGCATGTGATAGTCATCTTCATTGATGTTTGCACTTCTTGCCACATCTTCCATgagcagagaaggaggaaatCCACCAATATCAAAGAGCAAGATGGCAacaaaaagagctgaaaatacTTTGTTCTTAAAAAGAACCATGGTTTCCTCCCAGTAGTTCAAATAGAGCTGCCATTTCCTTTTGGCAAGTTGCTTGCAGAAGTTTGTCTGTTCTACAACTTTCTTTTTGTACGTGTCTTTCTCATTTACATTTATTGAGCTTAATACGTTTTTATTTAGAATGCTATCCTGTTTGTAGTCAAGTACATTGTTAGCACACTTTTCATCAATGTAGCCCTTTTCAAGGATGCTTATATTTTCTTCaacagtcttttctttttcatggtaAACCAAATATTGTTCTGGGACTTTGTCCACACATGTTTTTTCTGGTGGAGGAGAATCAGATGACTCCAATGGTCGCATTAGGCTGCCACAGGCTAATATATTTAGAGACAGCGCACCAACTATTAGCAGACAACCATCCAGTCCATATAGATCAATAAGCTCTCTTTGCAATGCTGCATATACAAAGAGTCCAACACTTGAGcctataaaaggaaaataagaccAGTTTAAACTGAAGAACTGAGAACATCCTTCAACACTAACAAACACCTACATTTCAGCAGCTACAAATGCACTGCCACAGGAATGGTAAGTCATTTGTGCTCCTCTCTCTCCACTCTAATGAACTGGTTAAGGTATCATACCTCTTGAAGTTACAGTTTCTTTGCTGAGTATccaaaaaaatgaaagccttTCAAAACATCTGAATAATTTGTAACACTACAGACACTTTAGAAACAAGGATCAACCCTCTATCTGATGAAGAACACCAGACAACTAATAAGCCATCCTTCTGCCACACACTCAAATACATGTACCCTTTCAGGTGCCATTTGAGTTAGCACAGACAGAATTTCACACaccattttctctcttctcctcctcactGCCACCTTCCTTCTCCAAGTTAGAAACAGACCAGGGGTTCACCAACAGTCTTCTAGAAACAGGCCTTTACTGCTTAGTGTTTAAGGAATGGGGGCTAACACGGTGTAAGTTTAATACAAAGGCATTTCTGAAGCTCATGCATTTGAGAAATCTGGCTGTTCagaggaaaacagtgaaaagtaAGTTATGACTATGAAAATTAGCATTTTATGCAATCCCAACAATtcaaagaaaaagctctttgtTGGAATGAGCATCGATCCATTGTAATCAATGGATGACCAACTCACAAATACAGAGCATTAGTTTGTTTCAAGTCAATTTAAAGAcaaactttaaattaaaatcatttGCTCAGGACTGTTGCTAGGTTATATTGAAGCCATTTATATACTTCAGTGATAAGCACTAGAAAAAACAATTCTAAAATTCAAACTTGTTTTGTCTTCCAAGAACTAAAATTAACAAAAGCTCAATAAGATCAGGGCTCAAAGCAAACGCCTTGAAATCCCAACAAAAGCCACTGAAAATGGTTCCAAGGAACATTTCTGCAGAAGTTCCCCTTAATTCTGATGGTATGGATTTGGCATTAGTATCTCAGAATACAGACTGCACTGACCAGGCCTCTCCTCACTAACAGCTACTTGAGAAAACAGTTCAGAGAGACTCCACACAACAGAGGAAGCAAGGAATGAAACAACAGCCTTCTTTAACAGTTCCCACTTGGTCCATTAATTTAGCAATTCCTGTGAGTGTAAAGCACAACATCACACAATGAACCAGGGAGAGAATGAGAAAGAGTTTTCAGCATCCAAGAATTTTCCTCCTATTACCAGAGGTTTGTTTTCCCAGGATCCATTTAACATAGATGGACAAAAGCTGGGATGAGCTTTTGAAATATTCCAGAATTTAGTCTCCTTTTAGattggaaatgaaaaaatactttatataTTAGCCCATACTTCAACTATTCCTTTAAAGCTATAGTTAATGTGAGGTTATGGTTATCCACCACTTACACCCTGCATTTCCAACCTTTTTCACTTATCTtgtgcaagaaagaaaaggaagaagagagctcTATGGAAAGTTTCCCCTCTTATTACCCATGGCATACAGCCCAAGCTACTTGTGAGACTTTCATTTTAGTGAATGCCTTTTTCTCATCCATATGGATAACACACACCATACACCTGCATGGGTTGTTACTATTTTATCTGATGCCTGATTTTATCTGTTCATTGCCACCAACATTTTGACTTCAGTACTACTTCAGGAAACTGAAGGTAACTGAGAAAAATAcaatctgttttttcttgccCTGGCAACAGTAGCTGTATCAGAGTTGACAAGTTAGAAAGAATGACAATTAGAAGTCATACCTGTTGAAATCAGACCAAGTGCAAGGCCTCTGCGTTTGTCAAAATAGTGGCAAGTGATGGTAACTGTTGCGGTATACAAAAGGCCACATCCAAGCCCTTGAGAAAAATAGTTAGAAGTAAAGCATGCAACATGCTATGGGAAATGAATGCCCCTTTGTATTCCCCAGATAATACAGTAGTGTATCCTGGGCACAGAGGTACCTTCTAACTCTGGCTCAGGATGAGCCACTCTGGCCTCACAGACAAGGCCATTAGGATGCCTGCATTGTCccacctctctctccctcttccatCCCTGGCTGCAGAACCTGCATGAAGCAGGATGGGTTTGAGGAGCTCAACAGCTCAGGCTGCATGCTGTGTGGAAGGGTTACATGGCTTTCAGTCCAGGGGCAGTATCCATACAGCACTGTGCCTGAGCCAGCACATTGCTGGGTCCCTGCAGGCCAGCAGCATGCTTGGATTCCTTACACCAGGAATATGATGAAACATCCACAGCAgccctctgcagcacagagggTCACCTACCAGGACAACAGCACTTTCATGATTCTAGCACAGTGCTTTCAGTTCAATCCTGTTATGCAGAGAACAACATTGCTCCCTAATGATCTCTAATTTATCATATTAGAATGAGTACATGACAAAATTCCACAAAACTTGTTATTCCTTTACAACTGGCACTTCATTCCTGCCTGCAGAAGACCTTAATTCCAACCCTTAGGAAAAACCTCAGCTTTTCTATCTCTATCATGTCAAAGGAGGACAAACTGCTTTCAAACCCTGATGAACATATACATTGCTTTTATCTACCACTACATGGCAAAAGTCTACCTCTGAcacccctccccaccccaaaatATTCATTGATAAATCAAGTCCCAGACTTCACTTTGTCTCTGTGAATCAGTTTCTCCTTTCAGATTCATTAACAAGTCTCAATACAACAAAGAATAAGTCTCTACATGAAGGAAAGGTTTTTCTTACCAACAACAATCCCATACGAAATATATAGAAAGTATATGTTAGGGGCAAAACTGCTCATCATGAGGCCCCCAGCCACCATAAAGCCACTGAAGATTGACACTGGTCTTGCTCCAAAAGACGATACACATATACTGCAGACAGGACCtagaggaaaagcaagaaaaacattcaTAGTAACTATaagcatcaggaagaacttaTAAAAAATATCAGTCTCTGGAAATGTTTCTTACAATAATTGTACAATTCAGAATACTCATTTTTCCAGGGTTCTTTAAAAGAGTCAGTTATAAAAGCACACAAAATCAGGCTTGCAAGGTTTTTGCTCAAGGAGAAACTGACAGCATCAAGACCACAGAATGGTACCAGGGCTGGGAGGGAGAGAGCCAGCAACACATTCTGTAAACATAGGATGGTACATACGTACTAGGGTACAGCACTGTCAGTACACACCTAAGAACTTGTACAAACATTCCGAAAGAGTCATCTTTAGGTACCAAAAAGAGTTAGACCATCAGCCAGGCTTTAACCAAGCAGGTGTTTTTTTGGCAAAAGCCAAAAACCATGCTTCAGAAAGACATTATCTATtcatcttaatttaaaataaggTTTATAAtcctgaaatacaaaatagtGACTTTTGAACATAACCATGTTAAGAATGTCACCTGGTGCTTACACAGAGGAAATATCTGATGATATTATAGATAAAACACTATGCCCCCCTGATGTTCTAGGGAATTAAAAATTGTTAATcagtattttacaaaaataactgtttaCTACCtatctttgtttctgctgcaaaatgacagaaaataaaaggcatttattGAGAAAATCCAGAGCAACATTCATGAAGTTCAGaagtttctccttttctttgtccCCCCAGTACTTCTTGGTTGGTTAGTTCTTCAAAACAAGAGCAAAGTGCAGGCAACATTTGTACTCTGACTCTACTCAGGCAGTTCTCTCCTCACAGAAGTGGTAGAACAAGCACTTATTTTCAGTTGT of the Melopsittacus undulatus isolate bMelUnd1 chromosome 4, bMelUnd1.mat.Z, whole genome shotgun sequence genome contains:
- the SLC16A9 gene encoding monocarboxylate transporter 9 isoform X2; its protein translation is MVFRKPPDGGWGWVIVVVSFFTQFLCYGSPLAVGVLYLEWLDVFGEGKGKTAWVGSLANGIGLLASPVCSICVSSFGARPVSIFSGFMVAGGLMMSSFAPNIYFLYISYGIVVGSSVGLFVYAALQRELIDLYGLDGCLLIVGALSLNILACGSLMRPLESSDSPPPEKTCVDKVPEQYLVYHEKEKTVEENISILEKGYIDEKCANNVLDYKQDSILNKNVLSSINVNEKDTYKKKVVEQTNFCKQLAKRKWQLYLNYWEETMVLFKNKVFSALFVAILLFDIGGFPPSLLMEDVARSANINEDDYHMPLISIIGIMTAVGKLTLGILADFKWVNTLYLYVTTLLLTGVALFAIPFAKSYLTLAMLSGVLGFLTGNWSIFPYVTTKTVGIEKLTHAYGILMFFAGLGNSLGPPIVGWFYDWTQEYDTAFYFSGFCVLLGGFLLLLAALPCWNACTNQSSKLPPNTYSYKVASSA
- the SLC16A9 gene encoding monocarboxylate transporter 9 isoform X1, with product MVFRKPPDGGWGWVIVVVSFFTQFLCYGSPLAVGVLYLEWLDVFGEGKGKTAWVGSLANGIGLLASPVCSICVSSFGARPVSIFSGFMVAGGLMMSSFAPNIYFLYISYGIVVGLGCGLLYTATVTITCHYFDKRRGLALGLISTGSSVGLFVYAALQRELIDLYGLDGCLLIVGALSLNILACGSLMRPLESSDSPPPEKTCVDKVPEQYLVYHEKEKTVEENISILEKGYIDEKCANNVLDYKQDSILNKNVLSSINVNEKDTYKKKVVEQTNFCKQLAKRKWQLYLNYWEETMVLFKNKVFSALFVAILLFDIGGFPPSLLMEDVARSANINEDDYHMPLISIIGIMTAVGKLTLGILADFKWVNTLYLYVTTLLLTGVALFAIPFAKSYLTLAMLSGVLGFLTGNWSIFPYVTTKTVGIEKLTHAYGILMFFAGLGNSLGPPIVGWFYDWTQEYDTAFYFSGFCVLLGGFLLLLAALPCWNACTNQSSKLPPNTYSYKVASSA